The region GTTTGCGGCGCTTTATTTCATGCATGACCCGGTGAATGGTCGGGGCGTTGGCAGTATTCATTCGGGATTCTCCTGCGCAGACCGGGCCGTGACAGGCCCCTCGACGATGGCTTTGGCGGTGCTGTTGAGCAAGTCGCTGACCCGCGCTATCTCAACCGCATTCCAGCGACCGTGATGCATTTGCAAGGCATGGCGCAGGTTGTGTACCGCTTCATGAATTTCAGCGGGGCGATCATGGCCACGCAGGGAGCGTTTGCTGACGTCAATCCGTGTGCGCACGCCGTTCAGGGCAATGGCTTGATCAGTCAGAGACTGGCGACCTGCATCGGTGACGGTATAGCGTTTTTTCCCGCCTTCAGCGTCACCCTGGATCAGTTCACTCTCTTCAAGAAAGGTCAGGGTCGGGTAGATAACGCCCGGACTCGGGCTGTAAGCACCGTCAAACATGCCTTCGATCTGGCGGATCAAGTCATAGCCATGGCAAGGCTGCTCGGCGATCAGTGCCAGCAGCAGTAATTTCAAATCACCAGGGGCGAAGACCCTGGGCCCGCGCCCGCCGCGTTCGCGCCCGGGACGATTTTCAAAGCCGTCTTGGCCGACACCCTGTGTTTTGTGGTGATGATGCTCTCTCATATCTCTTGCTCCTATTTTCGATAAGATAGAACTTAAGATATATCTTAATAGGCTGCAAACGCAGCAGACGAACGGTAATGATTCTCATCATTGACCGTTTTGCCTTCACGCTTATTTCGCGGCGGTGTTCGCTTGAAGCGGGGGATGGCACAACGTATGGGTGCCGGGTTGCAGATAAGGCGTGAGAATGGGCGCCATGCCCTTGAGCACTTGCACAGGCAGCGCGGAGGTGAACTTGAAGGTTTCGGCCGAGCGTCCCGGGACGAATGCGGTCAGGGTGCCAAAATGATGTTCGCCGATGTAGAACACGAACGTGGCGGTGCGGTTGATTGACTTGGAACTGATCAGGCGCCCGCCCGCGCCAAGGCTTTCGATCCGGTTATCGCCGGTGCCTGTTTTGCCTCCCATGGCCAGAGGCGAACCGTCTTTCAGGGTGAAACTGCCTGAAACCCGGCGTGCGGTACCGGCATCCACCACTTGCGACAGGGCTTCACGCAGGGCCGTGGCGACTTCGCTGGGCATCACACGCTCGCCTTTGTCGGGGTCATTGATCAAGCGTGTCTCATAGGGCGTATCTGCGGCGAAATGCAGGGTATCGATGCGTAAGACCGGCAAGCGCACGCCATCGTTAAGAATGATCCCCATCAACTCCGACAGGGCAGCAGGGCGATCTCCGGAGCTGCCCAGCGCGGTCGCGAGCGAGGGTACCAGGTGATCGAACGGGTACCCGACTTTTTGCCAGCGCTGATGGATATCCAGAAACGCTTCGATTTCCAGCATGGTGCGGATACGACTGTCACGTGCGCTCTTGTGCCGACTCTTAAACAGCCAGCTGTACACTTCCTGACGCTCGAACTGACTGGCGGCAACCGCCTGCTGGAAAGTGGCTTGGGGATTGTTCAGTAAATAACCCAGCAACCACAGATCCAAGGGGTGGACCTTGGCTATGTAGCCTTGGTCGGGCAGGTCGTAAGCCCCGGGGCCATAGCTCTGATAGAGCCTGTCGAGACGATCATCGGGGACTTTCGCGCTGCCCAGGTGTGAGCGCACGAAGGTGTTGAATGTAGCTTGATCGGCGCTGGGGAACAGATAGCGGTGCACCGCTGACATACGAATGGCTGTGGGACGCATGCTGTCCAGAAAAGTATCCAGTCGGGCCTGGGAGTCCTTGCCTTTGTACTTTTCCAGAACTTGAGCATATAGGTCGTCCCTTCGCGGTCGGCGAAGCGACTGAGGTATTCCTGACGCAAAGGGTTGCGATCGTCCTTGAGCAGGTCGGCATTATTGCTCGGTGCTTGATAAATGGTGTAACGCACCACGTCACGCATCAGGCGTACGAAGGGCAGGTTGATCGACTCTCGGATGGCATCGCGCAAAGTTGGGCTGCGGCCGTTGTCCTGATGACGGAAGTTGTTAAAGCGATGCATGCCGCCGCCGGTAAAGAATCCTTCGGCAGGGCTGGCGGAATATTTGCGATCGAGTGCCGCAGCAAGCATGTTGGCGAGGCTCGAACCGGGGGTTTGGATCAGGTAGGCCAGTGCCCATTTAGTTAGCGGGTCTTGATCGCTGATCTGGATTTTTCTCAGTTGGGCGCTGGACTGGTTGCCGTAGCGCTCGTGCAGTTCGGCAATGATTTGCAGGTACGAAGTCATGACCCGCAGTTTGGCAGTCGACCCCAGCTCCAGTTTGCTGCCTTCATTGATGTCGAAGGGTTGGTCGGTGTTGTCGGTTTGCACCCGGGCTCGCGCGCCGTCCGGTGTGAGCTCGAACAAGGTGAAGCTGTAACGCACCTGAGCGGTGCTGCCTGGCGTCAGCAAGCGTTCGCCGAGCAATCCCAGCTTGCCGGCAAACACCGGGTCTGCCAGTTGGCGCAAATAATTGCTGACCTGCTGCTGCAGCTCAGTCTGCAGCGTACTGGTGGCCGTCAGATCGAGGCGATCGAGGTCGTAAAATGAGCGCTTGAGCAAGGACGAAAGTCGGCTTCGGGCGACGCTGATGCCCTTGTTGGTTTCGATGGGTTGAATGGTCGGCGCCACTCGCCAGTCGCGATAGGTCACGCGGCTTGCCAGCGCTGCGGCGGTCAGGGCCGGGTCGATGACATTGTTCTGCGCCAGCAGGCGGATGTGGCTGTCTGTCAGTTGCGCCAACTCCTCGCGGCCCTTGGCCAGATAATGCGACGGCCGCCTCTGGGCGATCATCAGCGAAAGCACTTCGCGCAATGCCAGGCCTCGTTGCGCCAGGCTTTCAGGGTCTGTAGCGGTGCTGGCCAGTTGTTGATTGACCTGATTGAAGTCGGCGCCGTACCACACGCGCAAGCCCTCAGCCATGCCGTGTACCTCACCGTGACCGGGCACCGCCGACAGAGGCACGCTGTTGAGGTAGTCACGTACGATTTTTTGCCGTACAGGCAGGGTTTGTGGGCCATCCTGATAAGCACGCACGCTGGCCGATATCATCTGGCGCAACTTTTCGCTGCCCGATCCCGTCAAACCGTCTGGCGAGTGGCGATATTTTTCAAGCTGGGTGGCCAACGTGCTGCCGCCCGCAGACTGTCCAGGCAAATGCAACAGCTTGGCCACTTGCGAGTAGGCGGCCATGGCAAAGCGCGGCCAGTCGACAGCCGGGTTCGCCTGAGGCTGTTTCGGGTCAAGCAGGTCTCTGTTTTCAATGAACAGTAGGCTGTGAACCACCAGCGGCGGGATGTCCGCAAAGCTCGAATACAGCTGCTGCGGATAGTGATATTGATAGAGCGGTACCGCAGCGCAATCAGTGATTGAGAGTCCTGCCTGAATTTTTTCTGCATAGGGTACGAAAAACCCCTTTTCGGTATAGCTCAGCAGTTCAGGCGAAAAACGGGCTTGCTCGGCAATGATGTAGCCACGTTTGAGCAGCCGAGGCAGGAAATCGTCTATCGCGCTATAGCCCAAACGTTTATCAAAGGGGCCTTCGCCGGGGTAAAGCATCGAGTCGGAGGGGCCGGGCTGCATCGAGTAGCTCAGTGAACTGGCAAAGCGACTGAACTCTTTGGCCTGCAGTTTTGAGGTGCGTGTTTCCTTGGCGACCGCAAGTCCCAGAGCGACCAGTGCGATCACCGCGATTAACCAGAACATGCGCCAGCCATAGCGCTTGCCCCCTGGCTTTTGCGGCGGGGGCGGGGTATCCGCCAATGTCGTTTCAGGCACCGCTGTTCTACTCGAATTGGAATGCCACAGTGCGCCCATAGTTACCTGATCCACGTACGCATATTGGATGCGCTTGAGTGAAGCGTAGACGTTGGCAGCTCCAAACGAAAAAATTGTGTGCGCTAAAACGCAATACTTTTGCGGAGCTGCCTACTGGTTGGGAATTCCCGGTTATCTGTCGGAAACTGTAGGAATAGAGCTGTTGGACTAGGTAAATTCGCCCTAGGTAGGGGAATGACGGCGCACCAACCCTGTGCAATACTCGCCGCCGATCTCAGTAGGGCATTTCCCTTTAGATCGGTTGACCTACAAGGCCAGGTCCGATCGTCAGGCGCGCCAGGTGACCCGCCAGGCTTGATAGAACGCCCTGCTGATGTACACCCAATAACAATATGAGGTTGTATTTTTATGCCAGTCGGCAACCACCCGTCACATGGTGAAACCGTGGAAGGCGGTCCTCTCAAACGCGAACTTGGCGAACGCCATATCCGCCTGATGGCGCTTGGCGCCTGCATCGGCGTGGGCCTGTTTCTGGGCTCGGCCAAGGCCATTGAAATGGCCGGTCCGGCCATCATGCTGTCTTACATCATCGGCGGCCTGGCCATTCTGGTGATCATGCGCGCGCTGGGCGAAATGGCCGTGCACAATCCGGTAGCCGGATCTTTTGGTCGCTACGCACAAGATTATCTCGGCCCGCTGGCGGGCTTTTTGACAGGCTGGAACTATTGGTTCCTGTGGCTGGTGACCTGCGTTGCAGAAATCACTGCGGTCGCGGTGTACATGGGCGTCTGGTTCCCCGATGTACCGCGCTGGATCTGGGCGCTGGCTGCACTGGTGAGCATGGGCTCGATCAACCTGATTGCAGTCAAGGCATTCGGTGAGTTTGAGTTCTGGTTTGCGTTGATCAAAATCGTCACCATCATTGCAATGGTCATCGGCGGCATTGGCATCATTGCCTTCGGCTTTGGTAATGATGGGGTTGCGCTGGGAATTTCCAACCTCTGGGCCCACGGCGGCTTCATGCCCAATGGTATTCAGGGTGTGTTGATGTCCCTGCAAATGGTGATGTTCGCGTACTTGGGTGTCGAGATGATCGGCCTGACTGCCGGTGAAGCCAAGAATCCGCAAAAGACCATTCCGAGTGCCATTGGCTCGGTGTTCTGGCGGATCCTGCTGTTTTACGTGGGGGCATTGTTTGTGATTCTGTCCATCTACCCGTGGAACGAGATTGGCACGCAAGGCAGCCCATTCGTCATGACCTTTGAGCGCCTGGGTATCAAGACCGCAGCAGGGATCATCAACTTTGTGGTGATTACGGCTGCACTGTCGTCTTGCAACGGCGGTATTTTCAGCACTGGTCGCATGCTCTACAGCCTGGCGCAAAATGGCCAGGCACCTGCCAACTTTGCCACCACCTCGAAAAACGGTGTGCCTCGTCAGGCGTTGCTGCTTTCGATCGGTGCCTTGTTGCTGGGTGTACTGCTCAATTATCTGGCGCCGGAAAAAGTCTTTGTCTGGGTGACCGCGATTGCCACTTTCGGGGCGGTCTGGACCTGGACCATGATTCTGCTGGCGCAGTTGAAGTTTCGTCGTAGCCTGAGTCGCGAAGAGGCTGCCGGTCTGAGCTATCGCATGTGGCTCTATCCGTTCAGCTCTTACGTGGCGCTGGCGTTTCTGGCGGTGGTCATCGGGCTGATGGCCTACTTTGAAGAAACACGGATTGCCCTGTACGTGGGCCCGGCATTCCTGGTGCTGCTCACTGTACTGTTCTATGTGTTCAAGCTGTCCCCTAAAACACAGTCGCCTGGTGTTTCATCGGCTAACTGATTGAACTCGCCCCCCTCACGCATTGGCTGGGGGGGCGTTCAACACCGCTAGAGCATCACCCGGCAGCCGCATCCAGTGCTTGCCGGGTGAGGTGTCTGAGTATGTCTTTCTTCAGAAGATCGATATTAAGCAGTTGTTCGTTGTAGTCGACGTCTGTCATGGGCTCGCCCGTGAAGATGTTAGCCTCGGCAATCTCCAGTTTCAGTGCCAGTGTTTTCAAGTCAGCTTCCAGCTGCGTGCGGGCCACGCCGGATGTTCTGTCTGCCCATAAGGCCTGCTTTTCACGCAGGTTTTCAAGGTCTTCAAACTGTTGATCCAGGCGCACGTTTTCGGATTTTATCCATTCGCCGTGTGCCGCCTCCAGATGGTCGACCCACACACCCTGTTTGAGCAGCTCGTTCACCAGATAGCCGGGCTTGTTCTCCTGGTTGATGACAATGCGATAGGCCTCCTCGATTTGCTCTGGCTTTATCTTGGCGGCTTCACGAAATTGCATGTGCGTTGGCTGCCAGGGGAGTTCCAGGCGCTCGGCCAAATCGACCTGATAGATCAACTGTACTTCGAGCGGGTCAGGTTTGAGCCTGCCAATTTCGGCTGAGGGTAACTGATCCGCGATGGCTCGTTGGTAGCGCGCTTGTTGCAGGGCGATTTGTGTTTGCGCGATGTCATTGAGCTGCAGCAGGCGCAGGTGGCCTTTCATCAGCTTGAGGATTTCCAGTTCTTTGGCGCTGCCTTCAAGGCGGGCGGCTTCATGCAGCAGAACCTTGAAACCCATTCGGCTGAAAACCGTTGTTGCGCGGTCCACGCAAGTTTCATTCTCGAGAGCGGCAGCGAACAACTGCTCGCGCAGTCCAGTGTCTTCGCCGGCGGCCTCGAGCACTCGCCACACCCGGGCAGCAAGCACGGAACGCGCCTGATGGTAACCGGGCGAGATGACCAGATCCTTGATAACACCAAAAAAGGCCGCGCTGTCGGGCTCCGCCACCAGCTTGTGCCACAGTGCTTTTCTCTGGTCCAGTGCGGCTGGCACGGATTCGTCTCTTAGCCAGAGATTGACCGGGTTATCTGACTCGGGGGCATGGGTGCGCGCCACACTGCGCAATCCGAGCCGCTCGCGCAAAGTGTCCACCTCTCGCTGCATGTCGTCGGTCAAGGGATTGTCGTGCAGTAAAAGGTTGTCGATCCGGCTGGCGCTCATTCGGAAGTAAGCGTCCGGCAAGGTGCTGATCCGGTTTTCTCGCAAGTCTACGGTGTGCAGTTCGGGGAGGGTTTCAATGCCTTGCGGCCATTGATTTATCCGGGTGTTGCGCAACCTGAGCAAGCGCAGATCGGTCAGGGCGGTAAAGTCAGGTACCACGCGCAGCGGATTGTCATTGAGCTCAAGGATCTTGAGTGTGTTCATGCGGCTGATTATTGAGGCAGTATCAGGGGTCAGGGTGATCCGGTTACCGCTCAGATAAAGCTTGGTCAAATGGGGCATGTTGCCCATCGCAACGGGGAGTTGCTCGAGCCCGGCGGATTCAAGGTCAAGCCAGCGCAAGCTGGGGAAGTGCTCCAGGAAGAGGTTGAAGTCGTTTCCCAGATACAGGTTTTTAAACTGCAATGAGCTGACATGGCTGAAGTCAGCCGTCAGGAGGGGAAGCTGGCCTACGCTGATGCCATCGATCTTCAGTTCATGGCCCTGCTCTGTTCCGTCGGCCAGTCGGATTCGTCGGGTCAGTCGTTGCCAGCAACGCTTGATGGCAAGCGCCACGTGTCTTTTATCTTCTACCCGGACATGACGAATGTGGTGCTCACTCACTGAAATCCAGTCGGGAGGTTCGTTGACCCAGGCATCAAGGGTTTTACAGAGTTTGCTGAACTCAGCCTTCAGGTTTTCGAGGCGGGTCAGCACCGCTCGCCCGGTGAGGTTTTCAAGTCCCAGGAATTCTTGTACGGCGTCGGGTGTGTGGGTGGGATACAGTTCTTCCATCAGGCGCAGGATTTTTCTGGGTGGTCGGCCAAAACAGGCGAGGGGAGAACGCCGGCAACGCACGGCGCCGACCTCTGGACGCGGGTAGCCTTCGCGGCCTGTTGCCAGCTTCATGGGGGAGCGGGCATCGCGCTCGGGTGGCATTTTCAGCAGGGCCCTGAGCGCCTTGCGCGGCATGAGCGGCTGCTGTGCCAGTGCCTCCTTCAAGGCCGGGCCTTGCCAGGTATGCGGGAACCCCAGTGCGTTGCGCTGTTCATCCGGGAGCGCATGCAAAACCGAGGCATACAGATCGTCGCTGCCATGCAAGTGTTCTTCGAGGTCGCTGAAGGTCTGGTAGCGATCCCCCTCTTTGACCAGGATCTTTCGAATGGGCGCTTCAGGGGCGCCTACGCGATCAATGATGGGCCCGTGCAATGAGTGTT is a window of Pseudomonas taetrolens DNA encoding:
- a CDS encoding amino acid permease, with the translated sequence MPVGNHPSHGETVEGGPLKRELGERHIRLMALGACIGVGLFLGSAKAIEMAGPAIMLSYIIGGLAILVIMRALGEMAVHNPVAGSFGRYAQDYLGPLAGFLTGWNYWFLWLVTCVAEITAVAVYMGVWFPDVPRWIWALAALVSMGSINLIAVKAFGEFEFWFALIKIVTIIAMVIGGIGIIAFGFGNDGVALGISNLWAHGGFMPNGIQGVLMSLQMVMFAYLGVEMIGLTAGEAKNPQKTIPSAIGSVFWRILLFYVGALFVILSIYPWNEIGTQGSPFVMTFERLGIKTAAGIINFVVITAALSSCNGGIFSTGRMLYSLAQNGQAPANFATTSKNGVPRQALLLSIGALLLGVLLNYLAPEKVFVWVTAIATFGAVWTWTMILLAQLKFRRSLSREEAAGLSYRMWLYPFSSYVALAFLAVVIGLMAYFEETRIALYVGPAFLVLLTVLFYVFKLSPKTQSPGVSSAN
- a CDS encoding PadR family transcriptional regulator, which codes for MREHHHHKTQGVGQDGFENRPGRERGGRGPRVFAPGDLKLLLLALIAEQPCHGYDLIRQIEGMFDGAYSPSPGVIYPTLTFLEESELIQGDAEGGKKRYTVTDAGRQSLTDQAIALNGVRTRIDVSKRSLRGHDRPAEIHEAVHNLRHALQMHHGRWNAVEIARVSDLLNSTAKAIVEGPVTARSAQENPE